A window of the Eretmochelys imbricata isolate rEreImb1 chromosome 7, rEreImb1.hap1, whole genome shotgun sequence genome harbors these coding sequences:
- the LOC144267717 gene encoding phospholipase A and acyltransferase 2-like isoform X2: MPLKGEEPKPGDLIEISRFGYWHWALYVGYGHVIHLAPPSEFAETGFSSLMSVVADKAMVRKEPLWAVVKGDDYWVNNKHDGKLPRRTVDQIIQEAESLVGKTMPYSVTSKNCEHFVTKLRYGPRCHGCRGSGDRGRRSPRSGCYIHSHIAL, from the exons ATGCCACTTAAAGGG GAGGAACCGAAGCCTGGGGACCTGATTGAGATTTCCCGCTTTGGATACTGGCACTGGGCCCTCTACGTGGGCTACGGACATGTCATCCACTTAGCGCCCCCCA GTGAGTTTGCCGaaactggattctccagtctGATGTCCGTGGTGGCTGATAAAGCCATGGTGAGAAAGGAACCCCTCTGGGCGGTGGTGAAAGGCGATGACTACTGGGTCAACAACAAGCACGACGGGAAGCTGCCCCGGCGGACTGTGGACCAGATTATCCAGGAGGCAGAGTCTCTGGTGGGGAAGACGATGCCATACAGTGTCACCAGCAAGAATTGCGAGCACTTCGTCACCAAGCTGCGCTACG GTCCGAGATGCCATGGTTGCAGGGGCAGTGGGGATCGTGGGCGTAGGAGCCCTCGTAGCGGTTGCTACATTCATTCACACATTGCTCTCTGA
- the LOC144267717 gene encoding phospholipase A and acyltransferase 3-like isoform X1: MPLKGEEPKPGDLIEISRFGYWHWALYVGYGHVIHLAPPSEFAETGFSSLMSVVADKAMVRKEPLWAVVKGDDYWVNNKHDGKLPRRTVDQIIQEAESLVGKTMPYSVTSKNCEHFVTKLRYGVARSDQVRDAMVAGAVGIVGVGALVAVATFIHTLLSDNKQKDE; this comes from the exons ATGCCACTTAAAGGG GAGGAACCGAAGCCTGGGGACCTGATTGAGATTTCCCGCTTTGGATACTGGCACTGGGCCCTCTACGTGGGCTACGGACATGTCATCCACTTAGCGCCCCCCA GTGAGTTTGCCGaaactggattctccagtctGATGTCCGTGGTGGCTGATAAAGCCATGGTGAGAAAGGAACCCCTCTGGGCGGTGGTGAAAGGCGATGACTACTGGGTCAACAACAAGCACGACGGGAAGCTGCCCCGGCGGACTGTGGACCAGATTATCCAGGAGGCAGAGTCTCTGGTGGGGAAGACGATGCCATACAGTGTCACCAGCAAGAATTGCGAGCACTTCGTCACCAAGCTGCGCTACGGTGTGGCCAGGAGTGACCAG GTCCGAGATGCCATGGTTGCAGGGGCAGTGGGGATCGTGGGCGTAGGAGCCCTCGTAGCGGTTGCTACATTCATTCACACATTGCTCTCTGACAACAAGCAGAAGGATGAATAA